AAAGAATGGTCTGCGTCAGGACGGGCTCCTGGATAAGAGTGAAGGGGCGGACCTCTGGCGCGTAGGTCCAGTCGGCATAGCGCGTATGCAGAAGACGTTGCGAGAAGGTAAGCCCAAGGGCCATGAGGCGGCGATCCTGTGACACTCCGAGAAAGATGTGGCTAGAGGTGTTGGAGTATTCCGCGAATACGGAAACAGATCGATGGAAGGAGTAGGACGGAACGTCTTGAGCCTGTGAGAGTCCTGCGCCAAGCGCAACCAGGAGAACTGCAACCAGACGAGAGAGTCTCATGTGTTCTCTACAGTACCTGCAGCTCTCTCAATTTAGAAAGAAAAAGTTAGTGACGTGGTGCTCCGCCTTCACGCTCCCAGGGGCGGGGGTTGACGGGAGCGTCCTGCCACTTTTGGCGGCGGCCAATAAAAAACATGACGACGCCGAAGAAAAACATGATGAGTCCCCAGCCGAGGTTGAGATCAAGCCCCATCGACTTCTCGTAGATGGCAGAGCCACGGGTGAAGAGGCCGTAGAGGCTCATCATGCCTCCGATGATGAGGAAGATGAGTCCGAGGGGGATGCGGATGTCGAGTCCCATTAGGTTTCCTTTGCGTAAGCAGCTGCAACAACAAATGCGAAAATGCGGAAGGTTCCTCGCTTCGCTCAGAATGACAAACAAACTAAGCGAAGACGAGGTTGAGGATGACGAGCATGGCGAGAACCGCAACGGCGAGCGTGGCGGGCTTCTGGTACCACTCGAGGTCAGTCTCAAGCGGCTTGGGAGTGAGCGAGTAGACGAGGCCGACGAGCTCTTCCTCGGGCCGCGGCCTGGTGACGAGGCTGATTGCGACCGTGAGGATGAAGTTGGTCGAGAAGGCGAAGATGGCTGACCAGAAGTTCTGCGCCATGTCGCTGGGGTAGCGATGGAGGACGGTGATCCAGCCGCCGTGGATGCCGCGCGAAACGTCGTCCGGGAGGGTGAGACCGTGGTGGAGGAGCGCGGCAACAGTCCCGGAGATGAGGCCAATGAACGCCGCGTGGCCGGTGGTGCGCTTCCAGAACATGCCGAGCAGGAACGTCGCGAAGAGGGGCGCGTTGACGAAGGAGAAGACGAGCTGCAGCGCGTCCATGATGTTGTTGAAGTTGGTGGCGGCGTAGGCAGCGCCAATGGAGAGAGCGATGCCGCCTATCGTCGCCATGCGGCCCATCCAGAGGTAGTGCGCGTCGGTGCCCTTCTTGTTGATGTAGGCCTGGTAGATGTCGTAGGTCCAGACGGTGTTGAAGGCCGTGACGTTGCCGGCCATGCCGGACATGAAGCTCGCGAGCAGCGCGGTGAGGCCGAGGCCGAGGATGCCGGTCGGGAAGAAGCGGAGGAGCATGACCGGAATCGCGAGGTCGTAGTTGTAGACGGGCTGGCCGTCGGAGTCGACGACTGGGTTGCCGCTGATTGCATCTGTCTTCTGCGGAATGATGCCGTGGGGGTGTTGCGCATCAAGAGGGATCGTCGCTGATGTGCTGGCGACGGTGGCGGCCGGGCTTGGCGCGGCGTGCGAGGTGATGCTGACAGCGATGAGTCCCGGCAGGATCACCAGGAACGGGAAGAACATCTTGGGGATGGCAGCGATAAGCGGAACGCGGCGGGCAGACGCTTCAGAGTCCGCGGCCATGGCGCGCTGGATGACGAGGAAGTCGGTGCACCAGTATCCGAAGCTGAGGACGAAGCCGAGCCCCATGGAGAGGCCGATCCACTCGACACCGAGGGTGTTGGTGCTGGCATGCGCCATGCCGTGCCAGGAGCGCGTCATGCTGGTGGGGAGAGTGTGTTTGATCCCCTGCCAGCCGCCTACGTTGCGAAGTCCGATCCAGACGAGAGGAGCGAAACCGGCCACGATGAGGAAGAACTGAAGGACCTCATTGTAGATGGCGCTGGTGAGTCCGCCGAGGAAGATGTAGCCGAGAACGATGACGGCCGAGAGGAGGATGGAGACGTGAAATATCCAGGCGTCAGGAATGATCCCGCGGAAGAGGCCAAGCGTCTGAATGAGCAGCGCCATCGCGTACATGGAGATTCCGGAGCTAAGCACGGTCATGCAGGCGAAGGAGAAGGCGTTGACGGCGCGGGTCTTTTCGTCGAAGCGGAGGCGGAGATACTCCGGCACAGAGCGGGCCTTGGAGCCGTAATAGAAGGGCATCATGAAGATGCCGACGAAGATCATGGCGGGGATGGCGCCGATCCAGTAGAAGTGGCTGGTGTTGATGCCGTACTTCGCGCCGGAGGCTCCCATGCCGATGACCTCTTGCGCGCCGAGGTTGGCAGAGATAAAGGCGAGACCGCAGACCCAGGCCGGCATGGAGCGGCCGGCGAGGAAGAAGTCGTTCGAGGTCCGCATGTAGCGCTTAAGGGCAAAACCGATCCCCAGAACGAAGACGAAGTAGACCAGCATTATGAGCCAGTCGACAGTAGATAAATTCACGGTCAAGCCCTTCGGAGAGAACGAATAAATCAACTTACTTCGGCCAACTGTAAATCGTTTGCAGGGCTTCGTCCAGCATTCCCCCGACTGTGTCGTATTCGATCTACAGCACTTGCATGGCCAAAGATGAAGAATTGCAAGTTGAGAGGCATCAAAGTGTTCCGCACAATTTAAGGGTCACATGGGAAAACTCGATGATAAAAACGAAGCATCCTATTCATGAGTCCGCAACAGACTCCGCAACCTGGCAGAGAGCCGGAGCGAAAGGCGGCTGAAATGATTTAGATATGCATCGTTTTGTGTCCACGAGTTTTTCGGAACTCTTCCTTTCTGATGATGGACACGTCGTGAGGTTCTTATCTCCTTGGAGTAGTTGGCAATGACTGAGGCTCTTCTCCTGATTGATGACAATGCGGTGCAGGCCGTTACTCGGCAGACGATCCTGAAGCGGGCCGGCTATTGCGTGATTGCGGCGTTAAACCCAGGGCGTGCGCTTGAACAGTTTCGCGAAGACGAGTTCCCACTTGATATCCAACTGGTGATTACCGACCACATCATGCCGGGAATGAACGGCGCAACCTTTGTGCGCGAGTTAAGGAAGCTGCGGCCTCATCTTCCCGTGCTGGTGATCAGCGGGTTGGAGGAGGCTGAGGCCGAGTATGAGGGGCTGGATGTGGAGTTCCGGGTGAAGCCGCTGCAGCCTGATTCCCTGCTGGAGAGCGTACATACCTTGGTTAGTTCGGTGCGGAGCGAAAGACTGCGCGAAGCCGGGTGATGATTCGGTATTCGAAGCAGGCGGTTTGCGGTTTCGAAGCTACGGCTGAGAGAATGGGGTGGAGGAATCCATGCAACAACACCCCATGCCGGAGTTTGGTAGCTACGCCCTGCTTCTGGCTCTGGTTTTAAGCGCGTATGCCATGGTGATGGGCGGACTGGCTCTGTGGCGCGCAAAGTCTGGTCAGAACGATGGCAGTGGGCGGCTGGGCGAGACAGCCCGGCGTGCGGGAATCGGCAGCTTTGTCGCACTGACGGGCGCTGCGTTTGCGCTGGTGTGGGCCTCCTTCACGAATGACTATTCGGTCTCGTACATCCTCCATCACACAAACAGGGACCTGAATACGGCATACAAGTTTTCCGCGCTGTGGAGCGGACAGGAGGGCTCGCTGCTCCTTTGGGCCTGGCTGCTCTCGGCATACGGGTTTGTGCTGCGGCTGCGGCATAAAGTGGACGTACAGCTCTCGGCGTATGCCTCGACGATTCTGGCGGGCGTGCAGGTCTTCTTTCTGCTGTTGCTGAACTTTGCGGCTCCGCCGTTTGCGATTCAACCGGGACCGGTGGCGAAGGACGGCTTCGGGCTGAATCCGCTGCTGCAGTATCCGGAGATGGTGATCCATCCGCCGATGCTGTATTTGGGCTACGTTGGGTTTTCTGTCCCGTTTGCGTTTGCGCTGGGCGCGCTGATGATGCGGTATCCAGGCGAGAAATGGATCCACATCACGCGCCGGTGGACGATGGTGACGTGGCTGTTTCTGACGTGCGGAATCTTTCTGGGAGCCCACTGGGCGTACAGCGTACTTGGATGGGGCGGCTACTGGGGGTGGGACCCGGTGGAGAACGCGAGCCTGATGCCATGGCTGACTGGGACGGCATTTCTGCACTCGGTGATGATGCAAGAGAAGCGCGGGATGATGAAGAGCTGGAACGTGTGGCTCATCTTCTCCACGTTTCTGCTGACGATTCTGGGAACACTGCTCACTCGGTCGGGAATTGTGAGCTCGGTGCATGCCTTCGCGCAGAGTGCGATCGGTGCATGGTTCTACGGTTTCATCCTGGTTGCGTTTGCGGTGTGCCTGTTTACGTTCTTCAAGCAGAAGGACCATCTGAAGAGCGAAAACCGGCTGGAGTCGCTGGTTAGCAGAGAGTCGAGCTTTCTGTTCAATAACATGATTCTGCTGGCGGCATGCTTCACAGTGCTGTGGGGGACACTGTTCCCTGTTCTGAGCGAGTATGTGCAGGGATCGAAGGTGACGGTGGGGGCTCCGTTTTATAACCGGGTGAACCTGCCGATCGGGATCTTTCTACTGTTCCTGACGGGCATTGGGCCGCTGCTGGCGTGGCGATCAACCTCGCTGCGGACGATCCGGCGGAACTTTGTTCTGCCTGGGATCGCGATGCTCGCGGCGCTGGTTGTGCTGATCGCCGTGGGCGTGCGGCCGTGGAGCGCGGGCGACGATATGCGGGCGGAGTTTTTCTCGCTGATTACGTTCACGCTGGCGGCGGGCGTGATTACGGCGATTGCCTCGGAGTTTCTGCGCGGCGCGGCGGTGGTGAGTACGCAGACGGGCAGGAATCTGTTTGCTTCGACGGTGCTGCTGGTGCGGCGGAATACGCGGCGGTATGGCGGGTACATCGTTCACTTCGGCATTGTCGTGATGTTTATCGGGATTGCGGGCGGCGCGTTCAATCAGGCACGCGAGCAGGAGATGGGCTTCGGGGACACGCTGCGGCTGGGGCCGTACAGATTGGTGTGCCAGAGCTTCACGCAGGAGAGCAACCCGAACTACGACACGGAGTATGCGTTGCTGGACGTCTTCAAAGGCGACAAGAAGCTTACGCAGCTTGCTCCGGAGCGACGTTTCTACATTGCGAGCCAGACGAGCTCGACGATGGTGGCGCTGCACTCGACGCTTGAGCGCGATCTATACGTGATCTATGAGGGGAAGAATCCTGATACGGGCAGGCCGATTATCAAAGTGTTTCTGAACCCGCTGATTAATTGGATATGGATTGGCGTGCTGATTGTTGTCGCGGGGACGTTCCTTGCCCTTGCGCCAAGTCTGGCTCCGGGTTTGGCGCGGGCGCGGGCTACCGTGGTGGCGCCAGTGGTCGAGGCGGAGGTGCATCATGCTTAGACGCATTGGACTTAAGCGCTGGATGCAGGGTGCGGCGGTGTGCCTGCTGGCAGTGGTAATGCTGGGCGCGGGCGATTCGGAGTCGCGGTTCAACCGGATTGGGCACGAGATGATGTGCGCCTGCGGATGCGGACAGATTTTGCTGGAGTGCAATCATGTAGGCTGCCCGGACTCGACCAGGATGATTGGCGAGCTGCGGCAGCAGATTGCAGGCGGCGGACCGGATGCGGCGGTGATGAACTGGTTCTCGGCGAAGTATGGGCCGACGATCCTGGCGGCGCCGATTCGGGGCGGCTTTGATAATGTCGCGTGGATCACTCCGGTAGCGGTGTTTCTGCTGGCGACGGTGGGGACAGGATTTCTAGTTGTGTTCTGGAAACGGCGGAGTGCGGCTCATGCGCCTGCGGATGCTGCTCCGGTTGTGGGGGATGAGCTGCGCGAGAGGATTCGGCGGGAGACACAATACTGATGGGCGCGATTGCGGGACTTGTGCTGACGGCGGCGATGTTTGCCTACATCTTCTGGCCTGAGCGGAGCTTCTTCGTGCAGCGGCAGAAGACACGGGTGGACTATCTGCGCGAGCGGAAGGATGCGATCTACGAGAATCTGCGCGACCTGAATTTCGAGTATCTGGCCGGGAAGTATCCCGAGCAGGACTACGCGGAGCAGCGGGCGAACCTTGAAGACGAGGCTGCGCGCGTGATTGCGGAGATGGAGATGCTGGAGCGTGCTACGCCGGTGCGTTAGTGTGGGTTGCGGTTCGTCCGCTCTATGCCTGCTTTAGCGTAAACTTAGGGCGTGAGCCGCTCTTTCCCTTCCCTTCGACGTTTGCTTGAAGTTGCTGCCGTAACAGCTTTGTTTGCTGTGTTTGCTTCAGCCGAGACCATCACAGGAACTGTCACGAACAAGACCACCAACAAGCCTGCCGCAGGGGACGATGTTGTTCTGATCAGGCTCCAGCAGGGCATGCAGGAATCGACCCGCACGAAGACGGATGCGAAGGGACGTTTCACGCTGGATGTGCCTGATCCGGGGCTTCATCTGGTGCGCGTGACGCACGACAAGGCGAACTACTTTCGGCCCGCGCCTCCGGGAACGCAGTCGGTGGAGATTGAGGTCTTCAACGCCGCGGCCAAGGTGCAGGGCGTGAGCGGCGAGGCGGATGTGATGCGCATCCAGAGCGATGAGAGCGGCAATGGGCTGCGCGTTGTGGAGAATTTCTTTGTGAAGAACGAGTCCACTCCGCCACGGACGCAGTTCGGCGAGCGACCGTTTGAGTTTTATCTGCCGCCGGGAGCGGTGGTGGAGGGTTCGGCGGCGCTGGCCCCCGGAGGGATGCCGGTGCAGGCTTCACCGATGCCGCTGGGCGATCCGAACCACTTCGCGTTTATCTTTCCGATCCGGCCAGGAGAGACGCGGTTTCAGGTGACGTACCGGCTTCCCTATAACGGCAGCTTCAGGTTCACGCCGAAAGTACTGATGACTACGGATACAGTTGCGATCATGATGCCGAAGAGCATGACGTTCAAGCCGGGCGCGTCTGCGCCCTACTCGCCGGTGACGGAGGAGACGACGGCTCAGACGTTCGTGGCGCGGAATGTGACCCCTGCCCAGCCGCTGGAGTTTACGGTTTCGGGGAACGGGCAGCTTCCGCGAGACCAGCAACAGGCAAACCAGCAGGATGGCGCGAACGGCGCGACTGGGGCAGATACAGCGGCGCAGAGCGGTGGAGGGACGGCGGCGACGGATACGCGTCCGGGAGGTGGCCTTGGGAATCCGATCGATCCTCAGGGAACGAACGATCCGTGGGCCAAGTATAAGTGGTGGATTCTGGGCGCCCTGGGGCTTGCTATGGCATCCGGCGCTGGCGTGATGCTGAAGGGCAACACATCGCAGACTACTGCTCCGCTGGCGGTGGGAACTGGCGTGATTGGCGGAAATTCCCTGCTCGCGAGCTTGAAGGAAGAGTTGTTTGCCGTCGAGACAGACAGACTGCAGGGACGGCTGGGAGAAAAAGAGTACGCCGAGCAGAAGGCTGCGCTGGAGATCGTGCTGCGGCGGGCGTTGGCTCGCAACGAACGCGGCAGCAGTGCGTCTGATGGTACGGGACCGGTGGTCTAGGTCTAAAGGAGTATTCCGATGAATACGCTGAAGTCGACGTTTCTGCTGGTTGCACTGACTCTGCTGCTGATCTTCGTTGGCGGGCGTTTCGGCGGACAGAATGGGATGGTGCTGGCATTTCTGCTGTCGGTTGTCTTCAACTTTGGGACCTACTTCTTCTCGGACAAGCTGGCGCTGGCCATGTACCGGGCGCAGCCGGTGACGCGGGAACAGTTGCCGCGAGCGTATGACGTGGTCGAGCGGCTGGCGGCAAGACAGGGACTGCCGATGCCAAAGATCTATGTGATTCCCACGGAATCTCCGAACGCGTTTGCGACGGGACGGAATCCGAAGCATGCCTCGGTTGCGGTGACCCATGGGATTCTGCGGCTACTGGATGATGAAGAGCTGGAGGGCGTCTTGGCGCACGAGCTGGGGCACGTGAAGAACCGCGATATTCTGACGAGCTCTGTTGCGGCGACACTGGCCGGCGCGATCACGATGGTGGCGCGGATGGGCTACTTTGCTTCGCTGTTCGGCGGCTACGGAGGCGGGAGCAGCAGTCGCGAGCGGGGCGGCGGCGGGATCAGCGCTCTGCTGATGCTGATTCTGGCGCCGATCGCGGCGACGCTGATTCAGCTCGCGGTTTCACGGTCGCGTGAGTATGAAGCGGATGCGACGGGAGCGAAGGAGACAGGAAATCCGTACGCGCTGGCGCGCGCGCTGCAGAAGCTGGATGACTACTCGCGGCGGATTCCGATGCAGGCTTCGCCGACGACGGCGCATCTGTTTATTGTCGCTCCGCTGCTGGGGAGCGGAGGGTTCGCAAATCTGTTCTCGACGCATCCGCCGATCAAGGAACGGATATGGCGGCTGATCGGAAGGGACCTGGTCTAGTGGTCGAAGGGATACTCCGGGCGCTGCGGTTGATGGCGATGGTGGCATGGGTCGGCGGGCTCATGTTCTTTGCGTTTGTGGTGGCTCCGGTAGCGTTTCACCGGCTACCGAGCACGCATGAGGCGGGCCTGGTAGTGGGCGGCACGCTAAGCGTGCTGCACTGGATCGGGCTGATTGGCGGGGTGCTGTTTTACATCGCGACGGGAGCTCTGTGGCTTCGCGCTGAGGTGATGGCGCGTGCGAGCTTTGCGATCGAGATGGCGCTGACAGGAATCATGCTGGCTCTCACGGCCTACTCGCAGTTCCGGATCCTGCCGGCGATGGAGCGGGACCGCACGGCAGCCGGTGGCGTAATTGAAACTGCGGATGCGGAGAGCCCGGCGCGAATGGACTTTGAGCGGCTGCATAAGTACTCAGAGCGGCTGGAGGGGCTTGTATTGCTCTGCGGGATTGGCGTGGTGCTGGTGCTGGCCCGCGAGTCCCAGTGGCCCGGGACGGGTAAAATCAGGGAGATATGACGACTGACATGACTTCCTTGTCCGCCTTTGTGTGCGACGCGGCCGCTGATGGCGTGTGCCGTCGAGGCCAATAATGCCCGCTCTGTGGCTGAGCCTGGGACTAGGACTGGTGGCCGGGCTGGCGGACTATGTAGGAGGAGTGCTGCTGGTGCGGCGTTCGCCTTCGGCGAAGTCGCTGCGCTACTTTGTCGCTCTGGGTGCGGGTTTCATGCTGGCTGCGGCGCTGCTTGAGATGGTGCCGGAGGCAGTACGGATCAATGCGAAGTGGGCTCCCCTGCTTGTGCTGCTGGGGTATTGCGGCGTGCATCTGCTGGAGCACACGCTGGTGCCGCACTTTCACTTTGGCGAAGAGACGCACGAGCATGAGTTTCTTTCAGCGAGAACGAGCTACTCGGTGCTGCTAGGCCTGGCGGCGCATACGTTCTTCGACGGAATTGCGATCGGCTCGGGATTCGCGCTCTCGCACTGGCTGGGATGGCTAATCTTTGTTGCCGTATTTCTGCACAAGATTCCCGAAGGCTTCACGGTTGCGAGTGTGATGCTGGCGGGTGGGCGAGGGCGGCAGGCGGCGCTGAACTCAGCGATGGTACTAGGTGCGACGACGGTGCTGGGTGTGCTGGTGATCAATCTTGAGCCGAAGTGGGTGCTGGCCGGATTGCCGCTTTCGGCAGGTGTGACGATCTATGTCGCAGCGACAGATCTTGTGCCGGAGGTCAACCGCGAACCGGGGGTCAGGATGGCGCTGGTCTTCTTTCTCGGCGTCGTGGTGTTCTTTGTGGCGAGGCTGCTCGGGCCGTTCTAGTTCTGCAGGACAAGCACGACGCTTGCGGAGTGCTGTAGAGCGGTGCCGGATGGGGTGGTAGCTGTTCCGGTGACGGTGATGGTGTAGGCAGTGGTGCCGTTGGCTGATCGCGCGCCGGTATTGATGCGGTCTCCGCAGCCAGATAGGAATGTGGATGTGAGGATCGCTGCGACGCAGAGGATTCGCAGAGGCTGCTTCCTGCGGCGAGTGAGCGGGATTAGAGGCAGCGCCAGAATTGCTAGAGCAATGGGTGCGGGCGCCACCGCCGGTTGGAACGCGGTGCTCCTGGGAGTCGCGATGGTGAGGTTAAAAGTAGTGGAGGCGGAGCCAGGTGGGATGTACGAAGGATTGAAGGCAGCGGTCGCGAAAGGCGGCAGGCCTGAGGCTGCGAGCGTGATCGGGCTGGTGAGTGTTCCCTGAGGCTGGGCTGTGAAGGTGAAGGTGGCGGAGTTGCCGCTGACGACGGTCTGGCTTGTGGCCCCGGCCGTCGCGAGGGTGAAATCGGCGGGTGACGCCGTTGCGGATACGGCGAGCGAAGATGCGGCGGAAGAACTGGGCAGGAAGTTGGCGTCGCCACTGTACTGGGAGGTAAGAGTATGGTTTCCGAGGGAGAGAGCGCTGGTGGTGAAGGCAGCATCTCCCGTGGAGGCGATGGTGATGGCGGGTTGTGGGATAGCGTCGATGGTCAGGGTGACTGTGCCTGTGGGGCTTCCGGTGGTAGTGCTGGCAACGTGTGTAGTGAGGGTGAGGGACTGTCCAGCGGCGATGGTGGTTGTGGGCGTGGTGAGAGTGATCAGGGTTGGCGCCGGAGTAATGGCCACGTTAGGGATTGGAGCGATAGTGTAGTTCCCTGCTGCGGGGCCCGAGAGAAGCGCGGTGACGGAGTAGGAGCCTACGGGGGACAGGTTGGCAGCAGTAGTAGTGAAGGTTGCGGTGATACGGGCCGCGTCCTGTGGGAGGACACCAGTGATGACTCCGGTGAGCGTAGGAATGGGCTGCCCGTAGAGCAAAGTAGCGGGGGTGACGATTGCTGCGAGCTGCAAGGGTGAGATAGTGAGCGAAAGAGTGTTGC
The Edaphobacter bradus genome window above contains:
- a CDS encoding cytochrome c-type biogenesis protein, translating into MLRRIGLKRWMQGAAVCLLAVVMLGAGDSESRFNRIGHEMMCACGCGQILLECNHVGCPDSTRMIGELRQQIAGGGPDAAVMNWFSAKYGPTILAAPIRGGFDNVAWITPVAVFLLATVGTGFLVVFWKRRSAAHAPADAAPVVGDELRERIRRETQY
- a CDS encoding zinc metalloprotease HtpX → MNTLKSTFLLVALTLLLIFVGGRFGGQNGMVLAFLLSVVFNFGTYFFSDKLALAMYRAQPVTREQLPRAYDVVERLAARQGLPMPKIYVIPTESPNAFATGRNPKHASVAVTHGILRLLDDEELEGVLAHELGHVKNRDILTSSVAATLAGAITMVARMGYFASLFGGYGGGSSSRERGGGGISALLMLILAPIAATLIQLAVSRSREYEADATGAKETGNPYALARALQKLDDYSRRIPMQASPTTAHLFIVAPLLGSGGFANLFSTHPPIKERIWRLIGRDLV
- a CDS encoding response regulator, whose protein sequence is MTEALLLIDDNAVQAVTRQTILKRAGYCVIAALNPGRALEQFREDEFPLDIQLVITDHIMPGMNGATFVRELRKLRPHLPVLVISGLEEAEAEYEGLDVEFRVKPLQPDSLLESVHTLVSSVRSERLREAG
- a CDS encoding ZIP family metal transporter; its protein translation is MPALWLSLGLGLVAGLADYVGGVLLVRRSPSAKSLRYFVALGAGFMLAAALLEMVPEAVRINAKWAPLLVLLGYCGVHLLEHTLVPHFHFGEETHEHEFLSARTSYSVLLGLAAHTFFDGIAIGSGFALSHWLGWLIFVAVFLHKIPEGFTVASVMLAGGRGRQAALNSAMVLGATTVLGVLVINLEPKWVLAGLPLSAGVTIYVAATDLVPEVNREPGVRMALVFFLGVVVFFVARLLGPF
- a CDS encoding DUF4149 domain-containing protein, with product MAADRKGPGLVVEGILRALRLMAMVAWVGGLMFFAFVVAPVAFHRLPSTHEAGLVVGGTLSVLHWIGLIGGVLFYIATGALWLRAEVMARASFAIEMALTGIMLALTAYSQFRILPAMERDRTAAGGVIETADAESPARMDFERLHKYSERLEGLVLLCGIGVVLVLARESQWPGTGKIREI
- a CDS encoding carboxypeptidase-like regulatory domain-containing protein, with the translated sequence MFASAETITGTVTNKTTNKPAAGDDVVLIRLQQGMQESTRTKTDAKGRFTLDVPDPGLHLVRVTHDKANYFRPAPPGTQSVEIEVFNAAAKVQGVSGEADVMRIQSDESGNGLRVVENFFVKNESTPPRTQFGERPFEFYLPPGAVVEGSAALAPGGMPVQASPMPLGDPNHFAFIFPIRPGETRFQVTYRLPYNGSFRFTPKVLMTTDTVAIMMPKSMTFKPGASAPYSPVTEETTAQTFVARNVTPAQPLEFTVSGNGQLPRDQQQANQQDGANGATGADTAAQSGGGTAATDTRPGGGLGNPIDPQGTNDPWAKYKWWILGALGLAMASGAGVMLKGNTSQTTAPLAVGTGVIGGNSLLASLKEELFAVETDRLQGRLGEKEYAEQKAALEIVLRRALARNERGSSASDGTGPVV
- a CDS encoding sodium:solute symporter family protein encodes the protein MNLSTVDWLIMLVYFVFVLGIGFALKRYMRTSNDFFLAGRSMPAWVCGLAFISANLGAQEVIGMGASGAKYGINTSHFYWIGAIPAMIFVGIFMMPFYYGSKARSVPEYLRLRFDEKTRAVNAFSFACMTVLSSGISMYAMALLIQTLGLFRGIIPDAWIFHVSILLSAVIVLGYIFLGGLTSAIYNEVLQFFLIVAGFAPLVWIGLRNVGGWQGIKHTLPTSMTRSWHGMAHASTNTLGVEWIGLSMGLGFVLSFGYWCTDFLVIQRAMAADSEASARRVPLIAAIPKMFFPFLVILPGLIAVSITSHAAPSPAATVASTSATIPLDAQHPHGIIPQKTDAISGNPVVDSDGQPVYNYDLAIPVMLLRFFPTGILGLGLTALLASFMSGMAGNVTAFNTVWTYDIYQAYINKKGTDAHYLWMGRMATIGGIALSIGAAYAATNFNNIMDALQLVFSFVNAPLFATFLLGMFWKRTTGHAAFIGLISGTVAALLHHGLTLPDDVSRGIHGGWITVLHRYPSDMAQNFWSAIFAFSTNFILTVAISLVTRPRPEEELVGLVYSLTPKPLETDLEWYQKPATLAVAVLAMLVILNLVFA
- a CDS encoding heme lyase CcmF/NrfE family subunit translates to MQQHPMPEFGSYALLLALVLSAYAMVMGGLALWRAKSGQNDGSGRLGETARRAGIGSFVALTGAAFALVWASFTNDYSVSYILHHTNRDLNTAYKFSALWSGQEGSLLLWAWLLSAYGFVLRLRHKVDVQLSAYASTILAGVQVFFLLLLNFAAPPFAIQPGPVAKDGFGLNPLLQYPEMVIHPPMLYLGYVGFSVPFAFALGALMMRYPGEKWIHITRRWTMVTWLFLTCGIFLGAHWAYSVLGWGGYWGWDPVENASLMPWLTGTAFLHSVMMQEKRGMMKSWNVWLIFSTFLLTILGTLLTRSGIVSSVHAFAQSAIGAWFYGFILVAFAVCLFTFFKQKDHLKSENRLESLVSRESSFLFNNMILLAACFTVLWGTLFPVLSEYVQGSKVTVGAPFYNRVNLPIGIFLLFLTGIGPLLAWRSTSLRTIRRNFVLPGIAMLAALVVLIAVGVRPWSAGDDMRAEFFSLITFTLAAGVITAIASEFLRGAAVVSTQTGRNLFASTVLLVRRNTRRYGGYIVHFGIVVMFIGIAGGAFNQAREQEMGFGDTLRLGPYRLVCQSFTQESNPNYDTEYALLDVFKGDKKLTQLAPERRFYIASQTSSTMVALHSTLERDLYVIYEGKNPDTGRPIIKVFLNPLINWIWIGVLIVVAGTFLALAPSLAPGLARARATVVAPVVEAEVHHA